The following coding sequences are from one Pseudomonas oryzae window:
- a CDS encoding DNA-3-methyladenine glycosylase I, translating to MRDYQWLHEYCLNRFGSAAELEARLPVPKSADELRAITDDRYLSLLSLRVFRTGLKHSLVDAKWPAFEAAFFAFDPHKVVLMGAEHLERLMQDERLIRHLAKLKSVPRNAQFVLDVAREHGSFGAWLAAWPVDDIVGLWRQIGKHGCQLGGLSAPRFLRMAGKDTFIPTDDVVAALKAQGIVDKAPSSQRDLAAVQAAFNTWQAQSGRPLCQLSAMLAFTVNH from the coding sequence ATGCGCGACTACCAATGGCTCCACGAATACTGTCTGAACCGTTTCGGCTCGGCCGCCGAGCTGGAGGCGCGCCTGCCGGTGCCGAAGAGCGCCGACGAGCTGCGCGCGATCACTGACGACCGCTACCTGTCGCTGCTCAGCCTGCGGGTGTTCCGCACCGGCCTCAAGCACAGCCTGGTGGACGCCAAGTGGCCGGCCTTCGAGGCGGCGTTCTTTGCCTTCGATCCGCACAAGGTGGTGCTGATGGGCGCCGAACACCTCGAGCGGCTGATGCAGGACGAGCGCCTGATTCGCCACCTGGCCAAACTCAAGAGCGTGCCGCGCAATGCCCAGTTCGTCCTCGACGTGGCCCGCGAGCACGGCAGCTTCGGCGCCTGGCTGGCCGCCTGGCCGGTGGACGACATCGTCGGGCTGTGGCGTCAGATCGGCAAGCACGGCTGCCAGCTGGGCGGCCTGTCCGCGCCGCGCTTCCTGCGCATGGCCGGCAAGGACACCTTCATCCCCACCGACGACGTGGTCGCCGCGCTCAAGGCCCAGGGCATCGTCGACAAGGCGCCGAGCAGCCAGCGCGATCTCGCCGCCGTACAGGCGGCCTTCAATACCTGGCAGGCGCAGAGCGGTCGCCCGCTGTGCCAGCTGTCGGCGATGCTGGCCTTTACCGTCAATCACTGA